The following coding sequences lie in one Alicyclobacillus curvatus genomic window:
- a CDS encoding maltose ABC transporter substrate-binding protein, whose product MKKWQIAASSVLTVGMLGGLVAGCGTSGNTASSSGGNSTANGTSSSQPTLPTGQTITVWSWDGGPQLADIKNLADAWAKKHGDTVNVVDQSKNPNGFQFYATAARTGKGPDVVVGMPHDNNGLFVQEGLIAPVPSADINSSDYSQAIVDAVTVNGKIYSFPMDAETTAIFYNKKLIPNPPTDWNSFVQDANKAGFMYAQHNLYFNYAIIGGYGGYVFKNNNGTLDPTDIGLANSGAVQAFTLIHDMDAKYHWMTPSTTGAIAKAKFVAGTLGMYVSGTWDIPDVQKAKIDLGITPWPTLPNGQAATPFLGVKTGFANAKSKTLPADFSLLQDLTGSSAQLAYFNDSQAVPALTSLQQSSTIQNAPLFKAFADQSKVAVPMPNIPQMQPVWSAMSVIGNIINGKTTPAQGAKDFVANIKKGIQVQGS is encoded by the coding sequence ATGAAAAAGTGGCAAATCGCCGCATCGAGTGTGCTGACTGTTGGCATGTTGGGCGGACTCGTGGCCGGTTGTGGCACCTCCGGCAACACAGCGTCGAGCAGTGGAGGAAACAGCACAGCAAATGGCACATCATCTTCGCAACCGACACTTCCGACCGGTCAAACCATCACCGTGTGGTCTTGGGACGGCGGCCCGCAGCTTGCAGACATTAAAAATCTTGCCGATGCTTGGGCGAAAAAACACGGCGATACGGTAAACGTTGTCGACCAGAGCAAAAATCCAAACGGCTTCCAGTTTTATGCAACTGCTGCCCGTACCGGGAAAGGTCCCGACGTCGTTGTGGGTATGCCGCACGACAACAACGGGTTGTTCGTCCAAGAAGGACTCATCGCGCCAGTTCCGAGCGCAGATATTAATTCCTCTGATTACAGCCAGGCCATTGTCGACGCGGTGACAGTAAACGGTAAGATTTACTCGTTCCCAATGGACGCAGAAACAACCGCTATCTTCTATAACAAGAAACTGATTCCAAACCCGCCAACAGACTGGAACTCATTCGTACAAGATGCAAACAAAGCTGGATTTATGTATGCTCAACACAACTTGTATTTCAACTACGCCATCATCGGCGGATACGGCGGATACGTGTTCAAGAACAACAACGGGACGCTTGATCCAACTGACATAGGCCTCGCCAACAGCGGTGCTGTCCAAGCTTTCACATTGATTCACGATATGGATGCGAAGTACCACTGGATGACGCCGAGTACAACTGGGGCGATTGCGAAGGCCAAGTTCGTGGCTGGCACGCTCGGGATGTACGTCAGCGGCACGTGGGATATTCCGGATGTCCAGAAGGCCAAGATTGACTTGGGCATCACGCCATGGCCAACTTTGCCAAACGGGCAAGCTGCAACACCGTTCCTCGGTGTGAAGACCGGCTTTGCAAATGCGAAGAGCAAGACTTTGCCTGCCGACTTCAGTTTATTGCAAGATTTGACTGGGTCGAGTGCACAGTTGGCGTACTTCAACGACTCACAAGCAGTGCCGGCGCTCACCAGCCTGCAACAGTCGTCCACAATCCAGAATGCACCGCTGTTTAAGGCATTCGCAGACCAGTCGAAAGTAGCCGTTCCGATGCCGAACATTCCGCAGATGCAGCCTGTGTGGAGCGCGATGAGTGTCATTGGAAACATCATCAACGGCAAAACCACGCCGGCACAAGGTGCCAAGGACTTCGTCGCGAACATCAAGAAGGGTATTCAAGTTCAGGGTTCATAA
- a CDS encoding rhodanese-like domain-containing protein — MGVPQWMSVDVKEYIRSNKPIQIIDVRQPGEYMSGHIPGAKLIPLNELPGRFNEIDPSKESVIVCHSGGRSSMACEFLQGQGYNNIHNLLGGMSMWDGEIE, encoded by the coding sequence ATGGGAGTTCCGCAGTGGATGTCAGTTGATGTGAAAGAATACATTCGTTCTAACAAGCCGATTCAGATTATTGATGTGCGTCAACCTGGGGAATATATGTCTGGACACATTCCTGGAGCAAAGTTGATTCCGCTTAATGAACTGCCGGGAAGGTTCAACGAGATCGACCCGAGTAAAGAGAGCGTCATCGTTTGCCACAGTGGCGGACGTAGTTCAATGGCTTGCGAATTTCTGCAAGGACAAGGCTACAATAACATTCACAACCTGCTCGGCGGAATGTCGATGTGGGACGGCGAAATCGAATAA
- a CDS encoding helix-turn-helix transcriptional regulator, translated as MDRARRRPPGRPRMEAGATPVAETIMRTATRLFMEYGYEGVSVEQVAELCGITKATVYYHYDNKAALFTKSVIGLMNQICEHTVRVLSEPTSLRDKLTRVAELRLSVPYAVHDFDGLMGEAAGVLTAAQLDCMRAAEQQIVQVIADEFERAVLRGEIEVVRHEFAAHVYLALLMVGKARNRGGDRLFASPREAAEELVATFWEGIASTQKS; from the coding sequence ATGGATAGGGCCCGTCGTCGCCCACCGGGCAGACCACGAATGGAGGCAGGTGCGACACCTGTAGCTGAGACCATTATGCGGACGGCGACCCGCTTGTTCATGGAATATGGATATGAAGGTGTGTCCGTTGAACAGGTAGCGGAGCTGTGCGGGATTACGAAAGCAACGGTTTATTATCACTACGACAACAAGGCAGCTTTGTTCACCAAATCTGTGATTGGCCTTATGAATCAAATCTGTGAGCACACCGTGCGTGTGCTGTCTGAACCAACCAGCTTACGAGACAAGTTGACCCGGGTGGCTGAACTGCGCCTGTCCGTCCCCTACGCTGTACACGACTTTGACGGGTTGATGGGTGAAGCTGCAGGGGTCTTGACCGCGGCTCAACTCGACTGCATGAGAGCAGCCGAACAGCAGATTGTACAGGTGATTGCCGATGAATTTGAACGGGCGGTCTTGCGCGGTGAAATTGAAGTCGTGCGCCACGAATTTGCCGCTCACGTTTACCTTGCCTTGCTGATGGTGGGGAAAGCTCGAAATCGGGGTGGCGACAGATTGTTTGCATCACCGCGCGAAGCTGCTGAGGAACTGGTGGCGACGTTTTGGGAAGGTATCGCGAGTACACAGAAATCTTAG
- a CDS encoding beta-aspartyl-peptidase, with amino-acid sequence MDTYLTLIKNANVYAPKALGVKDVLCAGRQIIAVADDLNMHGNLPPIETVDASGMLLFPGLIDQHVHMAGGGGEGGFHYRTPVISLSHITTAAVTTLVGVLGTDGVTRTTRELLATANALDFEGVTTYIYSGAYQVPTRTLTGMPRSDIVLIDKVIGIGEIAISDSRSSHPSEQEIAELASEARVGGLLGGKAGVLHLHVGDDDSKLQILFDVLNRTELPQSVFVPTHLNRNPDLLEDAIRYGLDGGFVDVTSGIRPDEHDHISVKPSQAIKRLLEKGVNKKRITMSSDSNGSSPIFDDGGNLIAMGIGSIATLWEETRDLIVEEEVAVEDAVAIVTRNVARVLKLGHKGLIQPGLDADMFLTDKEFRIQHVFAKGKMMVEHGEPIVFGTFENAGGVPGAPDSKPHSGQKDTKRGRPMLSPDEDDPDDFPDRNERQRRSRRRDYCC; translated from the coding sequence ATGGATACATATTTAACCCTCATTAAAAATGCGAACGTGTACGCTCCGAAGGCACTAGGTGTCAAAGACGTCCTTTGTGCGGGACGGCAAATTATCGCGGTCGCAGATGACTTGAACATGCACGGGAACCTGCCGCCCATAGAGACTGTCGATGCGAGCGGGATGCTACTGTTTCCAGGCCTTATCGATCAGCACGTCCACATGGCAGGCGGTGGCGGCGAGGGCGGGTTTCACTACCGCACGCCGGTAATTTCGCTGTCGCACATCACGACAGCCGCTGTCACGACCCTTGTCGGCGTACTCGGTACAGATGGTGTCACGAGAACCACACGAGAATTATTGGCGACCGCGAATGCACTCGATTTCGAAGGGGTAACAACGTATATCTATTCAGGGGCTTATCAAGTCCCGACACGCACGCTTACGGGTATGCCTCGCAGCGACATTGTCCTGATTGACAAAGTCATTGGGATTGGTGAGATTGCTATTTCCGACAGCCGCTCGAGCCACCCAAGTGAACAGGAAATTGCGGAACTGGCGAGTGAAGCGAGAGTTGGTGGGCTGCTTGGTGGAAAAGCTGGAGTCCTTCATCTTCACGTCGGGGATGACGACAGCAAACTGCAAATCCTGTTTGACGTGTTAAACCGAACCGAACTGCCCCAATCGGTGTTTGTCCCGACACACTTAAACCGCAACCCCGATTTACTCGAGGACGCGATTCGTTACGGGCTCGACGGAGGTTTTGTCGATGTGACTTCAGGGATTCGTCCTGATGAACACGACCATATCTCTGTCAAACCGTCGCAAGCGATTAAGAGGCTCCTTGAGAAAGGCGTCAACAAGAAGCGCATCACGATGAGTTCTGACAGCAACGGCAGTTCCCCCATCTTCGACGACGGCGGCAATCTGATTGCAATGGGCATCGGATCGATTGCAACACTGTGGGAGGAAACACGTGACCTGATTGTTGAGGAAGAAGTGGCTGTGGAAGACGCGGTTGCAATCGTCACGAGAAACGTAGCACGGGTCCTAAAGCTTGGACATAAGGGGCTCATCCAACCAGGGCTTGATGCAGATATGTTTCTGACGGACAAAGAGTTCCGGATTCAACACGTGTTCGCCAAAGGCAAGATGATGGTCGAACACGGAGAACCGATTGTGTTTGGCACGTTTGAGAACGCAGGCGGCGTTCCCGGTGCGCCGGACAGCAAACCACACAGCGGACAGAAGGACACAAAACGAGGTCGACCCATGTTGTCACCGGATGAGGACGACCCCGACGATTTTCCAGACAGGAACGAGCGTCAACGCCGCAGCAGACGCCGTGACTACTGCTGTTAG
- the sigK gene encoding RNA polymerase sporulation sigma factor SigK, whose amino-acid sequence MLSLAVAVSSLLRDIVLVSGYVNQSFPQPLTKEEERVYFERWRGGDREAYQVLIKHNLRLVAHVAKKFDSSGIDHDDLISIGTVGLIKAVETFQPTKGTKFATYAARCIQNEILMQLRAQKKTRKDVSLNSPIGTDKEGNEITIGDVLGSDADETEEEVSKRMEIRNMLKLMDVLDARERRVIELRFGLADGEEWTQNEVADQLGISRSYVSRLEKRALLKMFHQSYAGRRRRKPYIHQPNQS is encoded by the coding sequence TTGCTATCTCTGGCTGTCGCCGTATCGTCTTTACTTCGAGACATCGTACTTGTGAGCGGGTATGTAAATCAGTCGTTTCCGCAACCGCTGACGAAAGAGGAAGAGCGAGTATACTTTGAACGATGGCGGGGCGGAGACCGTGAGGCATATCAGGTCCTCATCAAGCACAACCTCCGCCTGGTGGCTCACGTGGCCAAAAAGTTTGACTCCTCAGGAATCGATCACGATGATCTCATCTCCATCGGCACCGTCGGCCTCATCAAGGCGGTTGAGACCTTTCAGCCGACGAAAGGGACGAAGTTCGCCACCTACGCTGCAAGGTGTATTCAAAACGAAATTCTGATGCAATTGCGGGCACAAAAGAAGACGCGCAAGGACGTATCGTTGAACAGTCCCATCGGAACAGATAAAGAGGGAAATGAAATCACCATTGGAGACGTACTAGGTTCAGATGCCGATGAAACCGAAGAAGAAGTCAGCAAGCGGATGGAAATCCGAAACATGCTCAAGTTGATGGATGTGCTCGATGCGAGAGAACGCCGCGTCATTGAACTTCGATTTGGTCTCGCAGACGGTGAAGAGTGGACGCAAAATGAAGTCGCCGATCAATTAGGTATCTCCCGCTCCTACGTTTCACGGTTGGAAAAGCGCGCACTGTTAAAGATGTTTCACCAGTCTTACGCCGGCAGGCGCAGACGTAAACCGTATATTCACCAACCGAATCAATCGTAA
- a CDS encoding sulfite exporter TauE/SafE family protein, which produces MSIGLIVTLLLIGVVGALLSGMLGIGGAIVNYPMLLYVPVLFGVGHYSPHEVAGIVALQVLFATLSGVLALLKNKVIHYGLVTYMGISILIGSFVGAYGAKFIPGSSINIIYAVLATIAAVMMFIPKRGVEDIQLHEVRFNVLIAIVSAVIVGMAAGVVGAGGAFILVPIMLQVLKIPTRVTIASSLAITFISSIGASVGKVMAGNIPYGAAIVVVIASVVIAPIGVWVGRRIHAKALRVVLAMLIVVTTVKIWFGILA; this is translated from the coding sequence ATGTCAATCGGACTCATTGTCACGCTGCTCCTGATTGGGGTTGTTGGAGCCCTCCTTTCAGGGATGCTCGGCATCGGCGGAGCGATTGTAAATTACCCCATGTTGCTCTACGTGCCGGTGTTATTTGGAGTGGGCCACTACTCGCCTCACGAGGTGGCAGGTATTGTCGCGTTGCAGGTGTTATTTGCCACGTTATCCGGAGTGCTGGCTCTGTTGAAGAACAAGGTCATCCACTACGGTCTGGTCACCTACATGGGCATCTCGATTCTCATCGGAAGTTTTGTTGGGGCCTACGGTGCGAAGTTTATTCCTGGAAGCTCCATCAACATCATCTACGCGGTGCTGGCTACGATAGCAGCAGTGATGATGTTCATCCCGAAGCGCGGTGTTGAGGACATCCAGTTGCATGAAGTTCGATTTAACGTCTTGATAGCGATTGTCTCGGCAGTGATTGTTGGGATGGCTGCAGGTGTGGTCGGAGCCGGTGGCGCGTTCATCCTGGTGCCCATCATGCTCCAAGTGCTGAAGATACCGACACGTGTGACCATTGCGTCGTCGCTTGCCATCACGTTCATTTCGTCGATTGGGGCGAGTGTCGGGAAGGTTATGGCTGGTAATATTCCATATGGCGCTGCGATTGTAGTCGTCATTGCGAGCGTTGTGATTGCCCCGATTGGGGTGTGGGTCGGCCGGCGCATTCACGCCAAGGCGCTAAGAGTTGTGCTCGCGATGTTGATTGTCGTAACAACCGTGAAAATTTGGTTTGGGATTCTTGCCTAA
- a CDS encoding sugar ABC transporter permease translates to MASTVVSVPETRHKKPKIQWIAYGYLSPALITIAILSILPILYTIYIGFTNFNQMHFQSYQFVGLQNFKELFNPSNPMSTVFLPTLLWTFEFAIITTLLNYFVGLLLAILLNNKHMKEAAVYRSILIVPWAIPGLITMLAWQGLLNDSYGQINALLHTLGLPTVPWLTSPFWAKIAIFVVNLWAGFPYMMTVSLGALQAVPGELYEASAIDGATWWKQFRFVTVPAIWKITLPLLIPSFAFNFNNFNAVYLLTSGGPARSTNQFVGHTDILASAAYKMTLQFGRYDLASTISIVLFVIVAVLSFVQMKYTKAFEEVD, encoded by the coding sequence ATGGCATCTACCGTCGTATCAGTGCCAGAAACGCGGCATAAAAAGCCGAAAATCCAATGGATTGCGTACGGGTATCTGTCTCCTGCGCTCATTACCATCGCGATTCTTAGCATTCTGCCAATTCTTTATACCATCTACATCGGTTTCACAAACTTTAACCAGATGCATTTCCAGAGCTATCAGTTTGTTGGGTTGCAAAACTTCAAAGAACTGTTCAATCCTTCAAATCCGATGTCAACAGTGTTTCTTCCGACACTTCTCTGGACGTTTGAGTTTGCCATCATCACGACGCTGCTCAATTACTTTGTGGGTCTGCTCTTAGCAATTCTGCTGAACAACAAGCACATGAAGGAAGCCGCAGTCTATCGGTCCATCTTGATTGTGCCTTGGGCCATTCCCGGACTCATTACAATGCTGGCGTGGCAAGGACTGTTGAATGACTCTTACGGTCAAATAAACGCACTCCTTCACACCTTAGGACTGCCGACTGTACCTTGGCTCACCAGCCCGTTCTGGGCGAAAATCGCCATTTTTGTCGTCAATCTGTGGGCTGGGTTCCCATATATGATGACCGTTTCACTCGGCGCGCTGCAGGCGGTTCCAGGCGAACTGTACGAGGCCAGTGCCATCGATGGGGCAACGTGGTGGAAACAGTTTCGCTTCGTCACTGTGCCTGCAATTTGGAAGATTACACTACCGCTGCTCATCCCGTCGTTTGCATTTAACTTCAACAACTTCAACGCGGTGTATTTGTTGACAAGCGGCGGGCCCGCGCGCTCGACCAACCAGTTTGTCGGTCATACAGATATTCTGGCATCGGCGGCTTATAAAATGACTTTGCAATTTGGCCGCTATGACCTCGCCTCAACCATCTCCATTGTTCTGTTTGTGATTGTCGCAGTACTTAGCTTCGTGCAAATGAAATACACGAAGGCATTCGAGGAGGTGGATTAA
- the rnz gene encoding ribonuclease Z produces the protein MELHFLGTGAGLPSKQRNVTSIVLDLLPERGSCWMFDCGEGTQHQLLHSPLKLSKVDKLFVTHLHGDHIFGIPGILSSRSFHGNPGPLTLYGPVGLRRFVDVCLEVSTTHLTYAIEVCEIADDSHLVFEDDDVIVTARWLAHGIPSLGYRVEERDRAGVFFPERAKAVGVAPGPLYAKLQAGHSVTTEDGRTVHPQQVMGPPRAGRKLAILGDTRPCPQVLELAQDVDVLVHEATFGQTEANLAQSYHHSTTVEAAEAAKASHAHKLILTHISARYGPDDVHKLEAEANDVFPAAQFAYDFLTVPVPFPDAALQHLHQHPDR, from the coding sequence GTGGAACTCCATTTTCTCGGTACGGGCGCCGGACTGCCGTCAAAACAGCGCAACGTCACCAGCATCGTCCTCGATTTACTGCCAGAACGCGGGAGTTGTTGGATGTTTGACTGCGGCGAAGGCACTCAGCACCAACTTCTGCACAGTCCTCTCAAACTCAGTAAGGTAGACAAACTGTTTGTCACACATTTGCACGGCGATCACATCTTCGGCATCCCTGGTATCTTGTCCAGTCGGTCATTCCACGGCAATCCTGGGCCGCTCACGCTCTACGGTCCTGTCGGTCTACGCCGCTTTGTGGATGTATGCCTCGAGGTATCCACCACTCACTTGACGTACGCCATCGAGGTGTGCGAAATCGCGGATGACAGCCACCTGGTGTTCGAAGATGATGATGTCATCGTGACAGCGAGATGGCTTGCTCACGGGATTCCGTCACTCGGGTATCGCGTCGAGGAGAGAGACCGCGCGGGCGTGTTTTTCCCAGAACGCGCGAAGGCTGTGGGCGTTGCCCCAGGTCCGCTCTATGCAAAGCTTCAAGCCGGACACAGTGTGACCACGGAAGATGGACGGACCGTTCATCCGCAGCAAGTGATGGGGCCGCCCCGTGCTGGCCGCAAGCTGGCGATTCTCGGTGATACACGCCCGTGCCCGCAAGTCCTGGAACTCGCGCAAGACGTCGATGTCCTCGTCCACGAGGCCACATTCGGCCAAACAGAAGCGAATCTTGCGCAGAGCTACCATCACTCAACCACGGTTGAAGCTGCCGAAGCAGCGAAGGCAAGCCATGCACACAAACTTATCCTGACGCATATCAGCGCCCGTTACGGGCCGGACGACGTGCATAAGTTAGAAGCCGAAGCCAACGACGTCTTTCCGGCTGCACAATTTGCGTACGATTTTCTCACGGTTCCAGTGCCATTTCCGGATGCGGCTCTCCAGCACCTACATCAGCACCCTGACCGATAG
- a CDS encoding D-glycerate dehydrogenase: MDSTNRKRVFVTRALPDELLAPLREAAEVDVFTTADGPIDRSTLLGRVVGVDGIVSMLTDRMDEAVFEAAGAGLEVVANMAVGYDNIDLVAARQRGIVVTNTPDVLTEATADLTFGLILATARRITEAERYLRAQMWTTWSPMLLTGVDVYGKTLGIVGLGRIGQAVARRAQGFGMNILYHNRHRNEHAETVLGCHYRDLDGLLREADFVVVLVPPSPGTPAMFSTREFSLMKPTAIFVNAARGSLVDENALVSALRERRIHAAGLDVYATEPIRPDHPLLDLDNVVLLPHIGSASVDTRHRMAELAIRNCQRVIEGLPPQTPVKL, translated from the coding sequence ATGGATTCGACCAATCGCAAAAGGGTTTTTGTGACGAGGGCATTGCCCGATGAACTGTTAGCACCACTGCGCGAAGCCGCTGAGGTGGATGTCTTTACGACAGCCGATGGCCCGATTGACCGCTCCACGCTTCTCGGGCGCGTCGTGGGCGTGGACGGGATTGTATCCATGCTGACCGACAGGATGGACGAGGCCGTATTTGAAGCAGCAGGAGCAGGTCTAGAGGTCGTGGCGAACATGGCGGTCGGTTACGATAACATCGATCTCGTTGCGGCTCGTCAGCGAGGAATCGTTGTCACGAATACACCGGACGTTTTAACCGAAGCGACCGCAGACTTGACGTTTGGTCTGATACTGGCAACCGCGAGACGCATTACAGAAGCGGAACGGTATCTGCGCGCGCAGATGTGGACGACGTGGAGCCCCATGCTGCTCACAGGTGTCGATGTGTACGGTAAAACCCTCGGCATCGTCGGTCTCGGTCGGATTGGCCAGGCAGTAGCTAGGCGGGCTCAAGGGTTTGGCATGAACATCCTTTATCACAACAGACATCGGAATGAGCATGCTGAGACCGTACTCGGATGCCACTATCGTGACCTTGACGGCTTGCTGCGGGAGGCCGACTTTGTCGTTGTTCTGGTTCCACCATCCCCTGGAACGCCGGCGATGTTTTCGACACGCGAGTTTTCGCTGATGAAGCCGACCGCCATCTTCGTCAACGCGGCGCGAGGAAGCCTCGTCGACGAAAACGCGCTTGTTTCGGCTTTGAGAGAGCGACGCATCCATGCGGCGGGCCTTGACGTGTACGCTACCGAGCCCATCCGTCCTGACCACCCACTGCTCGATCTCGATAACGTGGTGCTGTTGCCGCATATCGGATCGGCCAGTGTCGATACAAGACACCGCATGGCAGAACTCGCGATACGCAATTGCCAAAGGGTCATTGAAGGCTTGCCGCCACAGACACCTGTCAAGTTGTAA
- a CDS encoding S9 family peptidase has translation MVNQQSFPVPVDDFHGVLVADPFRWLEDPLLPETKAWVAEQNNLTRNVLDVTPLRHEIRARLEALYQYPQYYAPVEVAGKLFFLQNDGSKNQPCLYVKDAGEGAAQRLLVDPNTMSDNGTVALTQFSVRRDGAKVAYATAQGGSDWQVIRVMDVESGANDSDLIQWCKFTKPAWHPDGTGFFYTRFPEPDESGVKDQSQNAAVYWHALGASQDEDVLTYARPDAPDFGFYPHVSDDGKYLFLHVTKGTDRENRLYVRSLDDEGEWRALFDDADAKYALVGNEGSTVYVLTDKEAPNGRVVAFELDNPVPDAWSEVVAETDVPLADVGFAKASLVLVYLQDAHHVIRLFHLPDGKLHDIELPVVGSITELHCTRKSETVYFGLTSFLYPVSVFTLDTATKDVSVLWDASAKFDVAPYVTRQVFYASKDGTKVPMFLTHRRDIVMNGDNPTLITGYGGFNISRTPVFSPAALRFVESGGIYALANLRGGSEYGESWHQAGMLGNKQNVFDDFQSAAEYLVAEGYTRPLRTAIIGGSNGGLLVAASMLQRPELYGAVVCQVPVIDMLRYHRFTVGRYWVGEYGNAEASKEQFEFMYKYSPLHNVVHSRVYPPILITTADSDDRVVPSHPYKFAATLQAASPGVNPVLLRVETEAGHGAGKPISKIIDEQTDIYAFLAQTIGQGADVGAGEPHPEMALEP, from the coding sequence TTGGTAAATCAACAGAGTTTCCCTGTACCGGTGGATGACTTTCATGGGGTCCTCGTCGCCGATCCGTTTCGCTGGTTGGAAGACCCCTTGCTGCCAGAGACGAAAGCCTGGGTAGCAGAGCAGAACAATCTCACGAGAAATGTCCTTGATGTCACACCCCTGCGACACGAGATTCGGGCTCGACTGGAAGCGCTTTATCAATATCCGCAATACTACGCGCCAGTGGAGGTTGCTGGCAAACTGTTCTTTTTGCAAAACGACGGATCTAAGAATCAACCTTGTCTCTATGTAAAGGATGCAGGCGAGGGTGCAGCGCAGAGGCTGCTTGTCGACCCCAACACCATGAGTGACAATGGCACGGTGGCCCTGACACAGTTTTCCGTCCGCAGAGATGGCGCGAAGGTTGCTTACGCGACAGCGCAGGGCGGTAGTGACTGGCAGGTCATCCGCGTGATGGACGTGGAATCAGGTGCGAATGACAGTGACTTGATTCAGTGGTGCAAGTTCACTAAGCCTGCGTGGCATCCAGATGGAACAGGGTTTTTCTACACGCGTTTCCCAGAACCAGATGAGTCCGGCGTCAAAGACCAGAGCCAGAATGCAGCGGTCTACTGGCATGCTCTTGGTGCTTCGCAAGACGAAGACGTCTTGACGTACGCGCGCCCGGATGCACCCGATTTTGGCTTTTACCCGCATGTCAGTGACGACGGAAAGTACCTGTTTTTGCACGTGACGAAAGGCACCGATAGGGAAAATCGTCTGTACGTCCGGTCGCTTGACGACGAAGGTGAATGGCGGGCTTTGTTCGATGATGCCGACGCAAAGTATGCACTTGTCGGCAACGAGGGGTCCACGGTGTATGTCCTCACAGATAAGGAGGCACCAAACGGGCGTGTCGTGGCATTTGAGCTGGACAACCCGGTACCGGATGCCTGGAGTGAAGTCGTCGCAGAGACCGACGTTCCGCTCGCTGATGTCGGGTTTGCGAAGGCGTCACTCGTCCTCGTCTATTTGCAGGATGCCCATCACGTCATTCGGTTGTTTCATTTGCCAGATGGTAAACTTCACGATATCGAGCTGCCAGTTGTCGGCAGCATTACTGAACTGCACTGTACTCGCAAGAGTGAGACTGTTTACTTCGGCCTAACTTCATTTTTATATCCTGTCAGTGTTTTCACGCTCGATACTGCGACAAAGGACGTGTCTGTGCTCTGGGACGCAAGCGCAAAGTTTGACGTTGCGCCCTACGTTACGAGACAGGTCTTCTACGCCTCAAAAGACGGGACAAAGGTCCCTATGTTTCTGACACACCGACGCGACATCGTTATGAACGGCGACAATCCAACGCTCATCACGGGTTACGGAGGATTTAACATCAGTCGCACCCCTGTGTTTTCACCGGCTGCTCTGCGGTTTGTAGAGTCAGGCGGCATTTATGCGCTCGCCAATTTGCGCGGAGGCAGTGAATACGGGGAATCCTGGCACCAGGCCGGGATGCTGGGAAATAAGCAAAACGTGTTTGATGATTTCCAAAGTGCTGCAGAGTATCTCGTGGCTGAAGGGTACACTCGTCCTCTGCGCACAGCCATCATTGGCGGTAGCAACGGGGGACTCTTAGTAGCTGCGTCGATGTTGCAGAGACCAGAGCTGTACGGTGCTGTCGTCTGCCAGGTTCCCGTCATTGACATGCTCAGGTATCACCGCTTCACCGTCGGCCGGTACTGGGTTGGTGAGTACGGCAACGCAGAAGCGAGTAAAGAGCAGTTTGAGTTCATGTACAAGTATTCCCCGCTCCACAATGTCGTGCACAGTCGGGTGTATCCGCCGATTCTCATTACGACAGCGGACTCAGATGATAGGGTTGTACCGTCACACCCGTACAAGTTTGCAGCCACACTGCAGGCAGCCTCACCCGGTGTGAACCCTGTATTGCTGCGCGTCGAGACCGAGGCGGGGCACGGGGCTGGAAAGCCGATTTCGAAGATCATCGATGAACAGACGGACATCTACGCGTTTTTGGCACAGACTATCGGTCAGGGTGCTGATGTAGGTGCTGGAGAGCCGCATCCGGAAATGGCACTGGAACCGTGA